One segment of Corynebacterium atrinae DNA contains the following:
- a CDS encoding Fic family protein produces MSDVRARPHPDRPYNNLPALPPDKPVETISVLKAVIRAREQLAALDTACRLIPNPYIITSTIPLREAQASTEIENIVTTNDELFRAAWNVDLDPTPATKEALRYREALHAGVANLTDRPVSLKSAEQIGSILLGRPALIRSTPGTYIGDPRRGTRVYTPPEGKEVLEGHLTAWERFIYSEHGVDPLVLMAMTHYQFEAIHPFHDGNGRTGRILNVLLLIQEGLLRLPVLYLSGFIVSNKDSYYRLLRGVTENSEWEQWILFMVRGVEEAAREAFELIGRLRGLQEDTAARIRSLGGSVPAAEMAELLIINPYIRIQDVVDSGLAKRQTASVWLSSLVEAGMLVEVKIGRQKIFINSAALNILTSA; encoded by the coding sequence ATGAGCGATGTCCGCGCGCGACCCCACCCAGATCGCCCCTACAATAACCTCCCAGCTCTGCCGCCGGATAAGCCAGTGGAGACGATCTCCGTGCTCAAGGCTGTTATCCGTGCCCGTGAACAACTCGCAGCACTTGACACGGCCTGTCGACTGATTCCGAATCCCTACATCATTACCTCTACCATTCCGCTCCGTGAGGCCCAGGCCTCGACAGAGATCGAGAACATCGTCACCACCAATGATGAGCTCTTCCGAGCCGCGTGGAACGTCGACCTGGATCCCACGCCAGCGACCAAAGAAGCCTTGCGCTATCGGGAAGCGCTCCATGCGGGAGTAGCAAATCTCACTGATCGGCCGGTGTCACTCAAATCAGCTGAGCAGATCGGTAGCATCCTTCTGGGACGACCAGCCCTCATACGGTCCACTCCTGGCACCTACATTGGTGATCCTCGTCGAGGGACCCGCGTGTATACCCCTCCCGAAGGGAAAGAGGTCCTAGAAGGGCACTTGACCGCCTGGGAGAGGTTCATATACTCCGAGCATGGGGTGGATCCCCTTGTGCTGATGGCCATGACTCATTACCAGTTTGAAGCGATTCACCCGTTCCATGACGGCAATGGACGTACCGGCCGTATCCTCAACGTCTTGCTGCTCATCCAGGAAGGGCTCTTGCGTCTTCCTGTACTCTATTTGTCCGGCTTCATCGTGAGCAACAAGGATTCCTATTATCGGTTGCTCCGCGGAGTGACGGAAAACTCTGAATGGGAACAATGGATTCTGTTTATGGTCCGGGGGGTGGAGGAGGCAGCACGAGAGGCCTTCGAGCTCATCGGTCGCCTGCGTGGGCTCCAAGAGGACACTGCTGCCCGAATCCGCTCCCTCGGTGGAAGCGTGCCGGCAGCTGAGATGGCAGAGCTTCTCATTATTAACCCGTACATCCGTATCCAGGATGTTGTTGACTCTGGACTGGCCAAGCGGCAGACAGCGTCCGTCTGGCTTTCATCTCTAGTGGAGGCGGGGATGCTCGTAGAGGTCAAGATCGGGCGGCAGAAAATCTTCATCAACTCCGCCGCGCTTAATATCCTGACCAGTGCCTAA
- a CDS encoding type I restriction-modification enzyme R subunit C-terminal domain-containing protein: MRRGPALRTARPLIPELIRRLASLNEDAVRAKFSDLLQGSTLTANQIGFMHTILDALLHSGYLETKELLEAPFDAYGNPLDLFTGNQAIAINLNSRLTRINSSAGVG, translated from the coding sequence TTGAGGAGAGGCCCCGCCCTGCGCACCGCCCGCCCATTGATCCCGGAGCTCATCCGTCGTCTCGCCAGCCTGAACGAGGACGCGGTGCGAGCCAAGTTCTCTGACCTGCTTCAGGGTTCCACGCTGACGGCCAACCAGATCGGGTTCATGCACACGATCTTGGACGCCCTGCTGCACAGCGGTTACTTGGAGACGAAGGAGCTGCTGGAGGCACCCTTCGACGCCTACGGCAACCCCCTCGACCTGTTCACCGGAAATCAGGCGATCGCCATCAATCTCAACTCGCGCCTCACCCGTATCAACAGCTCTGCTGGGGTGGGGTAA
- a CDS encoding Fic family protein codes for MVGTSNAALIVTATAQIDAAIASDSLPNESRILDKHGLLLRDSQPQIAGRYLEEPVWIGGSDLHPVDSMYTAPHQRHLPSLMADLDVWMQRSNVPALVHAAIAHAQFETIHPFVDGNGRTGRALIHTVLRHRGLTVNGTLPLSAGILRSPGSYFDALTSYRAGDIAPIVQLVAEAALRATKLGAWLGKEIADVRASWEHQVTARHDATDWRILDVLIRQPLIDAPPPRLAAELSVTPANTRKALERLEADGVVLSAQVAKNRHAWQAPDILDLLDEFAEKADRRETPAG; via the coding sequence GTGGTTGGAACCAGCAACGCCGCACTCATTGTCACCGCCACCGCTCAGATAGACGCGGCGATCGCCAGCGACAGTCTCCCCAACGAGTCGCGAATTTTAGACAAGCACGGCCTACTTCTCCGCGACAGCCAACCACAGATTGCGGGACGCTACCTCGAAGAACCCGTGTGGATCGGGGGAAGTGACCTGCACCCTGTCGATTCGATGTACACCGCCCCGCATCAACGCCACCTCCCCTCACTGATGGCCGACCTCGACGTGTGGATGCAGCGTTCAAACGTGCCCGCACTCGTCCATGCCGCGATTGCCCACGCCCAGTTTGAGACAATCCATCCCTTCGTCGACGGCAACGGTCGCACCGGCCGTGCCCTTATTCACACAGTACTGCGGCATCGCGGACTTACCGTCAACGGCACGCTCCCCCTATCGGCAGGCATTCTCCGCAGCCCCGGTTCTTACTTCGACGCGCTGACTAGCTACCGCGCCGGTGACATCGCGCCGATCGTGCAGTTGGTCGCCGAAGCAGCACTGCGGGCCACAAAACTGGGCGCCTGGCTAGGCAAGGAGATCGCCGACGTCCGCGCCTCCTGGGAGCACCAGGTCACAGCCCGGCACGATGCTACTGACTGGCGCATCCTCGATGTGCTCATCAGACAACCGCTTATCGACGCCCCCCCCCCCCGCCTCGCCGCCGAGCTATCCGTCACCCCTGCCAACACGCGCAAGGCCCTGGAGCGGCTGGAGGCCGACGGCGTCGTCCTCAGCGCACAGGTGGCCAAGAACCGCCACGCCTGGCAGGCCCCAGACATCCTCGATCTTCTGGACGAGTTCGCGGAGAAGGCAGATCGCCGGGAGACCCCTGCGGGTTGA